Proteins found in one Sorghum bicolor cultivar BTx623 chromosome 1, Sorghum_bicolor_NCBIv3, whole genome shotgun sequence genomic segment:
- the LOC8062883 gene encoding probable glutathione S-transferase GSTU6, producing MSSAGNELKLLSTWFSPFGSRVKLALHLKGLSYEYVEEDLMNKSQLLLQSNPVHKKVPVLFHRGKALCESMVIVDYIEEAFPDAGPRLLPSDPYERAVARFWVAFIENKFVAPWCQMFDVTKTREEKAEGLKQILAARATMEGALEEYSKQGKPFFGGDSVGCVDIALGGLLVWVRASEVLSGVKLLDAATAPLLSAWAERFAALDAAKAALPDFGRVLEYATKMRGPAAAKAVAVLNK from the exons ATGTCAAGTGCAGGCAACGAGCTGAAGCTTCTGAGCACATGGTTCAGCCCGTTCGGGTCCAGGGTGAAGCTCGCGCTCCACCTCAAGGGCTTGAGCTACGAGTACGTCGAGGAGGATCTCATGAACAAGAGCCAGCTCCTCCTCCAGAGCAATCCCGTGCACAAGAAGGTTCCCGTCCTCTTCCACAGGGGCAAGGCTCTCTGTGAGTCCATGGTCATCGTGGATTatatcgaggaggccttccctGACGCCGGACCGCGGCTTCTCCCCTCCGACCCCTACGAACGCGCCGTCGCTCGGTTCTGGGTTGCTTTTATCGAGAACAAG TTTGTGGCGCCGTGGTGTCAGATGttcgatgtcaccaagacgCGCGAAGAGAAGGCCGAGGGGTTGAAGCAGATTCTTGCGGCGAGGGCGACCATGGAGGGCGCTCTGGAGGAGTACTCCAAGCAGGGGAAGCCCTTCTTCGGCGGCGACAGCGTCGGGTGCGTTGACATTGCGCTGGGCGGACTGCTCGTGTGGGTGCGCGCGTCCGAGGTGCTGTCCGGCGTCAAGTTACTCGACGCCGCCACGGCCCCGCTGCTGTCAGCATGGGCGGAGCGCTTCGCCGCGCTTGACGCGGCGAAGGCCGCCCTGCCAGACTTCGGCAGGGTGCTCGAGTACGCCACGAAGATGCGAGGCCCCGCGGCCGCCAAAGCTGTGGCGGTGCTGAACAAATGA